A DNA window from Microcystis aeruginosa NIES-843 contains the following coding sequences:
- a CDS encoding FkbM family methyltransferase, with protein sequence MLYQKLLDAHKRYRQFKTYPHIADQYWSSQLAEHNINPNYVAYDAKSGQLFYKPLGISLSKNKQDFLLGSKVFNKANALKALADCKFYIDGQQELIIDIDGVKLIIETGQDLDIAHEIFLLGVYNFLYDKPCVAIDIGMNTGFASLFFANRANVKAVYSYEPFKATYDQALRNFALNPNLAEKIKAFDYGVGARDEIIQVEYDYTVKGSVGISGIDNQLKPFASKQTATADLILKPFTDVFKGITSDYPDIDIVAKIDCEGSEYEILDSLAATGQLGQIKIIMMEWHKKGPDALVKHLQEFGFIIFSRMPRSKNVGTLYAIKP encoded by the coding sequence ATGCTTTATCAAAAACTGTTAGATGCACATAAACGCTATCGACAATTTAAGACTTATCCCCATATTGCCGATCAATATTGGTCTAGTCAGTTGGCAGAGCATAATATTAATCCTAATTATGTGGCATATGATGCTAAATCTGGTCAACTTTTTTACAAACCCTTAGGGATCAGTTTAAGCAAAAATAAGCAGGATTTCCTCTTGGGTAGCAAAGTTTTTAACAAAGCTAACGCACTAAAAGCTCTGGCCGATTGTAAATTTTATATCGATGGGCAACAGGAATTAATTATCGATATCGATGGAGTTAAGTTAATTATCGAGACGGGACAGGATTTAGATATCGCCCATGAAATTTTCCTTTTAGGTGTATATAATTTCCTCTATGACAAGCCCTGTGTAGCGATCGATATTGGTATGAATACGGGTTTTGCTAGTCTCTTTTTTGCCAATCGAGCTAATGTGAAAGCTGTCTATAGTTACGAACCTTTTAAGGCTACCTACGACCAAGCTTTAAGAAATTTTGCCCTCAATCCTAATCTAGCGGAGAAGATTAAAGCTTTTGATTATGGAGTCGGCGCTCGTGATGAAATTATTCAAGTCGAATACGATTACACCGTGAAAGGTAGTGTTGGTATTTCTGGTATTGACAACCAATTAAAACCTTTTGCCTCGAAACAAACAGCTACAGCCGATTTAATTCTTAAACCTTTCACCGATGTGTTTAAAGGTATTACCTCTGATTATCCCGACATCGATATAGTTGCCAAGATTGATTGTGAAGGTTCCGAATACGAAATCCTCGATTCTTTAGCGGCAACTGGTCAATTGGGACAGATTAAAATTATCATGATGGAATGGCATAAAAAGGGTCCCGATGCTTTAGTTAAGCATCTGCAAGAATTCGGTTTTATCATCTTTTCCAGGATGCCTCGCAGTAAAAATGTTGGCACTTTGTACGCAATTAAACCCTAA
- the galE gene encoding UDP-glucose 4-epimerase GalE, with protein MSQVKPTILVTGGAGYIGSHAVLALKNAGYSVIVLDNLSYGHAEIVKDILKVELIVGDTRDRSLLDNLFASRDIAAVMHFAAFIAVGESVQEPAIYYQNNVSGSLTLLQAMIAADVKKFVFSSTCAIYGMPKEIPMTENHPHHPLSPYAASKEMVEQILRDFDRAYGLKSVAFRYFNASGADPSGLLGEDHQPETHLIPLALLTALKKRDYLSVFGTDYDTPDGTAVRDYIHVNDLAQAHVLGLEYLLNGGESNVFNLGNGNGFSVREVIETAQAVTGLDIPVIESPRRAGDAPILIGSSDKAKQVLGWHPQYADLKVIVEHAWNWHQKRHA; from the coding sequence GTGTCTCAAGTTAAACCTACCATTCTCGTTACTGGCGGTGCGGGTTATATTGGTTCCCATGCGGTTCTAGCGCTTAAAAATGCCGGTTATTCCGTCATCGTACTCGATAATTTATCCTACGGTCACGCCGAAATCGTTAAGGATATATTAAAAGTTGAGTTAATTGTCGGTGATACTAGGGATCGATCGCTGCTGGATAATTTATTTGCCAGTCGTGATATTGCCGCCGTCATGCACTTTGCCGCTTTTATTGCCGTGGGGGAATCGGTACAAGAACCGGCTATTTACTATCAAAATAATGTTAGTGGTAGTCTGACTCTTTTGCAAGCGATGATCGCCGCCGATGTGAAGAAATTTGTTTTTTCTTCTACCTGTGCTATTTATGGAATGCCGAAAGAAATTCCGATGACGGAAAATCATCCCCATCATCCCCTCAGTCCCTACGCTGCCAGTAAGGAAATGGTGGAACAAATTCTTCGGGATTTTGATCGGGCCTACGGTTTAAAATCGGTGGCTTTCCGTTATTTTAATGCCTCAGGAGCCGACCCCAGTGGTTTATTAGGGGAAGATCACCAACCGGAAACCCATTTAATTCCCCTGGCTTTATTAACTGCCCTGAAAAAACGGGATTACCTGTCAGTTTTCGGCACGGATTATGATACTCCCGATGGCACTGCTGTTCGCGATTATATCCATGTCAATGATTTAGCCCAAGCTCACGTTTTAGGCTTAGAATATCTCTTAAATGGGGGCGAAAGTAATGTGTTTAATTTGGGCAATGGTAACGGTTTTTCCGTGCGTGAAGTGATTGAAACAGCACAAGCAGTAACTGGTTTAGATATTCCCGTCATCGAAAGTCCCAGAAGGGCCGGCGATGCCCCCATTTTAATCGGCAGTAGTGATAAAGCTAAACAGGTTCTCGGTTGGCATCCCCAATATGCCGATCTCAAGGTAATAGTTGAACACGCCTGGAATTGGCATCAAAAAAGACACGCTTAA
- the pap gene encoding polyphosphate:AMP phosphotransferase, translating to MLSPLDLSLSLDKETYQSQIKDLMEQLRSLQKSCWECKLPVVVVLEGWAAAGKGTLVKKMVNYMDPRGFTVHPILTPSPQEESYPFLWRFWQKLPAKGSIGIFYHSWYTHLLEDRLLNKLPSSQIPLVMRDINTFERQLSDDRVAIAKFWIHLSQKELKSRIKEYAENELESWRVRPEDWQQAKRYDEYASLAEEMITYTSTGAAPWTLVEGNCQRWARVKVLSQLVGTIAQALDQRQLPIEPPVNLPPQAQLLPTEPDYLGRVDLSAKLEKEDYKIRLREAQVELRKLQLKIFQANIPVLVLFEGWDAAGKGGAIKRLTDTLDPRSYQVIAFAAPTEEEHRYHYLWRFWRKLPAAKTIGIFDRSWYGRILVERVEGFAKDMDWRRAYQEINEFEAQLTHSGCVLVKFWLHISPEEQLNRFNERQNNPYRQHKLTDEDWRNREKQPLYHVAVNHMVARTSTPVAPWTIVAANDKYFARVKVIETVIAAIETGLKQRG from the coding sequence ATGTTAAGTCCCCTCGATCTATCTCTTTCCCTTGACAAAGAAACTTATCAATCACAAATTAAAGATTTAATGGAACAACTGCGATCGCTACAGAAGTCCTGTTGGGAATGTAAATTACCCGTGGTGGTGGTTTTGGAAGGTTGGGCGGCGGCAGGCAAGGGAACTTTAGTCAAAAAAATGGTTAACTATATGGATCCTCGCGGTTTTACCGTCCATCCAATTTTAACCCCTTCCCCCCAAGAGGAAAGTTACCCGTTTTTGTGGCGATTTTGGCAAAAACTGCCAGCAAAAGGTAGTATCGGCATTTTTTATCACAGTTGGTACACCCATCTACTAGAGGATCGACTCTTAAACAAATTGCCCTCCTCCCAGATTCCCCTGGTCATGCGCGATATCAACACCTTTGAGCGACAATTATCTGATGATCGGGTCGCAATCGCTAAATTCTGGATTCACCTCAGTCAAAAGGAATTAAAGTCACGCATCAAAGAATACGCCGAAAATGAACTAGAATCTTGGCGCGTGCGTCCGGAAGATTGGCAACAGGCCAAACGTTATGATGAGTATGCCAGTTTAGCCGAGGAAATGATTACCTACACTAGCACGGGGGCCGCCCCTTGGACATTGGTGGAGGGCAACTGTCAACGTTGGGCCCGGGTAAAAGTTCTCTCCCAATTAGTCGGTACGATCGCTCAAGCTTTGGATCAGCGCCAATTACCGATCGAACCCCCTGTCAATCTACCACCCCAAGCGCAATTACTGCCCACGGAACCCGATTATCTAGGGAGAGTGGACTTGAGTGCCAAATTGGAAAAAGAAGACTATAAAATCCGTTTGCGTGAGGCACAGGTAGAATTAAGAAAACTGCAATTAAAGATTTTTCAGGCAAATATCCCCGTTTTAGTCCTCTTTGAAGGGTGGGATGCCGCCGGCAAGGGAGGTGCGATCAAACGCTTAACCGATACCCTCGATCCTCGCAGTTATCAAGTGATTGCCTTTGCTGCCCCGACGGAGGAAGAACATCGCTATCATTATCTCTGGCGCTTCTGGCGGAAATTGCCCGCAGCCAAAACTATCGGTATATTCGATCGCAGTTGGTATGGACGGATTTTGGTGGAGAGAGTGGAAGGATTCGCTAAAGATATGGATTGGCGACGGGCATATCAAGAAATTAACGAATTTGAGGCCCAATTAACCCATTCAGGCTGTGTTTTAGTCAAATTCTGGTTACATATTAGCCCCGAAGAACAGTTAAATCGCTTCAACGAGCGCCAAAATAACCCCTATCGTCAACATAAACTCACCGATGAAGATTGGCGCAATCGAGAAAAACAGCCCCTCTACCATGTGGCAGTTAATCACATGGTAGCCCGTACTAGCACCCCCGTCGCCCCCTGGACGATTGTAGCGGCAAATGATAAGTATTTCGCCCGCGTTAAAGTCATAGAAACAGTAATTGCCGCTATTGAAACCGGTTTGAAACAACGGGGATAG
- a CDS encoding Uma2 family endonuclease, with protein sequence MTIATDKSTYSFAEYLQLEETAAYKNEYQDGEIVPMTGGTTDHNKIALNFAAYLKFALKGQKYNIFIGDVKLWIAQYRQATYPDVMLIEGEPIYYETGKTTVTNPRLIVEVLSKSTQNYDQGDKFLYYRSLPEFQEYILISQSRPYVMQYNKTEENKWLLTEYEGENARLSLTSVNFDLSFQEIYEGVTFNIIND encoded by the coding sequence ATGACGATAGCAACAGATAAAAGTACCTATAGCTTTGCCGAATATTTACAACTAGAGGAAACGGCAGCCTATAAAAATGAGTATCAAGACGGGGAAATCGTACCGATGACAGGAGGCACTACCGATCATAATAAAATTGCTCTCAATTTTGCCGCTTATTTAAAATTTGCCCTCAAAGGACAGAAATATAATATTTTTATCGGTGATGTGAAATTATGGATAGCGCAATATCGTCAGGCAACCTATCCCGATGTGATGTTAATTGAGGGAGAACCGATTTATTATGAAACTGGTAAGACAACTGTTACCAATCCCAGATTAATAGTAGAAGTCCTCTCAAAATCAACTCAAAATTATGACCAGGGCGATAAATTTCTTTATTATCGTTCGCTGCCGGAATTTCAAGAATATATTCTGATCAGTCAAAGTCGTCCCTATGTCATGCAGTATAATAAAACTGAGGAAAATAAATGGTTATTAACGGAATACGAGGGCGAAAATGCCCGTTTATCTTTAACTTCTGTCAATTTTGATCTCAGTTTTCAGGAAATTTATGAAGGAGTTACTTTTAATATAATCAATGATTAA
- a CDS encoding NAD(P)/FAD-dependent oxidoreductase has translation MNKPITKICILGGGFGGLYTALDLSRLTAVKSGQWQITLVEPKDHFLFTPLLYELITGELQRWEIAPSYRQLLTGTKVNLKTQKASNIDLNNHRVYLENEEVIDYDYLVLAVGVRNRWPAIPGLADYGLTFRSLEDVEKLQTAIHDLETQGKSSINLAIIGGGPNGVELACKVADGLGKKGKVHLVEKNEEILQNFPKSVRVASYRSLLAKNVSLYLNTGLKEVAANSITVFKDNTNEVIPIDLLLWTAGTQAQDWINNLDCQKTAQGKLLTRSSLQLIDYPEVFALGDLAEIYPSKQVVPATAQAAYQAASVVAKNISAVIRKKSLKPYYYLHLGDMLTLGKQSALVSSFGINITGRLADIMRRFVYILRLPSKRHQLKVFRHWAKKILLRLRYSQVLSNTKSVEYRLHIRRGKRQKGE, from the coding sequence ATGAATAAACCTATAACTAAGATTTGCATTCTGGGGGGGGGGTTTGGAGGGTTATACACGGCACTCGATCTGAGTCGATTAACAGCAGTAAAATCGGGTCAATGGCAAATAACTTTAGTCGAACCGAAAGACCATTTTCTCTTTACTCCCCTTCTCTATGAACTAATTACAGGAGAATTGCAACGCTGGGAAATTGCCCCCTCCTACCGTCAATTATTAACAGGAACTAAGGTTAATTTAAAAACTCAAAAAGCCAGTAATATTGACTTAAACAATCATCGAGTATATTTAGAAAATGAGGAAGTTATAGATTATGATTACCTCGTTTTAGCGGTGGGAGTGCGGAATCGTTGGCCGGCTATACCGGGGTTAGCCGATTATGGGCTGACTTTTCGGAGTTTAGAGGATGTGGAAAAATTACAAACGGCAATTCATGACTTAGAAACTCAAGGAAAATCCTCAATTAATTTAGCAATTATTGGCGGCGGTCCCAATGGGGTAGAATTAGCCTGTAAGGTAGCTGATGGTTTAGGAAAAAAGGGCAAAGTTCATCTAGTGGAAAAGAACGAGGAAATACTGCAAAACTTCCCTAAATCGGTGCGTGTTGCTTCCTATCGTTCCCTTTTAGCCAAGAATGTTAGTCTCTATTTAAACACGGGATTAAAGGAAGTTGCAGCTAATTCCATAACCGTATTTAAAGATAATACAAATGAAGTTATCCCCATTGATTTATTATTGTGGACAGCAGGAACCCAAGCACAAGATTGGATCAATAATTTAGATTGTCAGAAAACAGCACAAGGCAAATTATTAACCCGTTCCAGTTTACAATTAATCGACTATCCCGAAGTTTTTGCCCTTGGGGATCTAGCCGAAATTTATCCTAGTAAACAAGTAGTTCCCGCCACGGCACAGGCAGCCTATCAAGCAGCCAGTGTAGTAGCCAAAAATATCTCGGCAGTGATTAGAAAAAAATCGCTCAAACCCTATTATTATCTCCATTTAGGTGATATGTTAACCCTGGGTAAACAATCAGCCCTTGTCTCCAGTTTTGGCATTAATATTACTGGTAGATTAGCCGATATAATGCGTCGATTTGTCTATATACTGCGTTTACCCAGCAAACGCCATCAGTTGAAAGTGTTTCGACATTGGGCGAAAAAAATTCTTCTCCGACTCCGTTATTCACAGGTGTTATCTAATACTAAATCCGTTGAGTATAGGCTACATATCAGGAGAGGCAAAAGGCAAAAGGGAGAATAA
- a CDS encoding MBOAT family O-acyltransferase: MNYSDFIFWWILILFSVPFLTARYLAKSFNLWRGVFDGVGLAALSLILFYYASRTSFLVFIVSLAFNYIMVWLVLKMSGWKANLLATIVIVIDILVLAYFKYFGFFVQEIIGLFVSLPPNWKELSPIPVPSQIPPGVSFYTFQMVAFVVDSLREKKKKPLAVLDYVNFISFFPQIVAGPIERRRDLLPQMEGFRLKFTGENFEKGLRWLSLGLFMKFVLADNIAPYIELDKMIDNAWYIWFEAFLFTLRIYFDFGGYSFIAVGLAYFVGVRLELNFLAPYTSQSINEFWRRWHITLSTWFRDYVFLPLMGSNKNWAPFYLFITFTLSGFWHGAAWNFIFWGAYHGALLLLLRYLGRPFYAFVGKYVSQPQIVSWALTQLAVIFGCLFFMEINTRRLIGKMLVIANPFNYSLANIGEIFSSYSLNQGAVLSVALVLGIIVLILEHLAIAQKKFEYELLLSPWLSKILLGLTILLASTNTGDFIYFEF, from the coding sequence TTGAATTACTCTGATTTTATATTTTGGTGGATATTAATCCTTTTTAGCGTTCCTTTCCTAACGGCGCGCTACCTGGCGAAGTCCTTCAATCTCTGGCGAGGTGTTTTTGATGGAGTCGGATTGGCGGCGCTGTCCCTAATCCTGTTTTATTACGCCAGTCGCACCAGTTTCCTCGTTTTCATCGTCTCCCTAGCCTTTAACTACATTATGGTCTGGCTAGTGCTGAAAATGAGCGGCTGGAAAGCGAATCTCCTAGCCACTATCGTTATCGTCATCGATATTCTCGTCCTCGCCTACTTCAAGTATTTCGGCTTTTTTGTGCAGGAAATCATCGGATTGTTCGTTTCTCTCCCCCCTAACTGGAAGGAACTTTCCCCAATTCCCGTGCCTAGCCAAATCCCGCCGGGGGTATCCTTCTATACCTTCCAGATGGTGGCTTTCGTGGTGGACTCCCTACGGGAAAAGAAAAAGAAACCCCTAGCCGTCCTCGATTATGTCAATTTTATCTCCTTTTTCCCCCAGATTGTCGCAGGTCCGATCGAGCGTCGCCGGGATTTATTACCACAAATGGAGGGATTTCGCCTCAAATTTACAGGAGAAAACTTCGAGAAGGGTTTGCGTTGGCTTTCCCTCGGTTTATTTATGAAATTTGTCCTCGCCGATAACATTGCGCCCTACATCGAATTAGATAAGATGATCGACAATGCTTGGTATATCTGGTTTGAGGCCTTTTTATTCACCCTGAGAATCTATTTTGACTTCGGCGGTTATAGCTTTATTGCTGTTGGTTTAGCCTATTTTGTCGGGGTTAGATTAGAATTAAACTTTTTAGCCCCCTACACATCCCAAAGTATTAACGAATTTTGGCGACGTTGGCATATTACCCTTAGCACTTGGTTTCGGGATTATGTATTTTTACCCCTGATGGGTTCCAATAAAAATTGGGCGCCTTTTTATCTATTCATTACCTTTACTCTTTCAGGTTTTTGGCACGGGGCGGCCTGGAATTTCATCTTTTGGGGTGCTTACCACGGGGCATTATTATTATTACTGCGTTATCTGGGCCGACCTTTCTATGCTTTCGTCGGAAAATACGTTTCTCAGCCGCAAATTGTCTCCTGGGCTTTAACGCAATTGGCGGTCATTTTTGGTTGTCTCTTTTTCATGGAGATTAACACCAGAAGATTAATCGGCAAAATGCTGGTTATTGCCAATCCTTTCAATTATTCCTTAGCTAATATCGGGGAAATTTTTAGTTCCTATAGTCTTAATCAAGGAGCAGTTTTAAGCGTCGCTTTAGTTCTTGGTATCATTGTTTTAATCCTTGAACATCTGGCTATTGCCCAGAAAAAATTTGAATATGAACTCTTGTTATCCCCTTGGCTGTCTAAAATATTGCTAGGTTTAACTATTCTCCTAGCTTCCACTAATACCGGTGACTTTATTTACTTTGAATTCTGA
- a CDS encoding Uma2 family endonuclease, translating into MTIATDKSTYSFAEYLELEETAAYKNEYQDGEIVPMTGGTTDHNKIAGNFYFYLRLKLPQSNYKIFIGDVKLWIAQYRQATYPDVMLIEGEPIYYETGKTTITNPRLIVEVLSKSTQNYDQGDKFLYYRSLPEFQEYILIIQSRPYIMQYNKTQENKWLLTEYEGENASLSLTSVNFDLSFQEIYEGVISSWL; encoded by the coding sequence ATGACCATAGCCACAGATAAAAGTACCTATAGCTTTGCCGAATATTTAGAACTAGAGGAAACGGCAGCCTATAAAAATGAGTATCAAGATGGGGAAATCGTACCGATGACGGGAGGCACTACCGATCATAATAAAATTGCAGGTAATTTTTACTTTTATTTACGCCTAAAGTTGCCACAGTCCAACTATAAAATATTTATCGGTGACGTTAAATTATGGATAGCGCAATATCGTCAAGCAACCTATCCCGATGTGATGCTAATTGAGGGAGAACCGATTTATTATGAAACTGGCAAGACAACTATTACCAATCCCAGATTAATAGTAGAAGTCCTCTCAAAATCAACTCAAAATTATGACCAGGGCGATAAATTTCTCTATTATCGTTCGCTGCCGGAATTTCAAGAATATATTCTCATTATTCAAAGTCGTCCATATATCATGCAGTATAACAAAACTCAAGAAAATAAATGGTTATTAACGGAATACGAGGGCGAAAATGCCAGTTTATCTTTAACTTCTGTAAATTTCGATCTCAGTTTTCAGGAAATTTACGAAGGAGTGATAAGTAGCTGGTTATAA
- the purN gene encoding phosphoribosylglycinamide formyltransferase — MMTISPSLISPDLSLADIPLEETLSLGVMASGSGSNFAVLAAAIAKKQLNARIPVLIYNNPDAKVKERADDYNIPAVFLDHRQFKPREELDRAIVETFQEYGVKWVIMAGWMRIVTPVLLDAFPDRVINIHPSLLPSFKGVRAVEQALAAGVKVTGCTVHIARAEVDSGPILMQAVVPILPDDTAVSLHERIQVQEHRIFPVAIALAAKLSL; from the coding sequence ATGATGACAATTTCCCCCAGTTTAATTTCTCCCGATCTCAGTTTGGCCGATATTCCCCTAGAGGAAACCCTCTCTTTAGGAGTGATGGCTTCTGGTAGTGGTTCCAATTTTGCTGTTTTGGCGGCAGCGATCGCAAAAAAACAGCTAAATGCCCGAATTCCTGTTCTCATCTACAATAATCCCGATGCCAAGGTAAAAGAAAGAGCCGATGACTACAATATCCCTGCGGTTTTCCTCGATCATCGTCAATTTAAACCCAGAGAAGAACTCGATCGAGCAATAGTAGAAACTTTCCAAGAATACGGGGTAAAATGGGTAATTATGGCGGGCTGGATGCGAATTGTCACCCCGGTTTTACTAGATGCTTTTCCCGATCGCGTGATCAATATCCATCCTAGTTTACTACCCAGTTTTAAGGGTGTGCGCGCCGTGGAACAAGCTTTAGCTGCGGGGGTAAAAGTGACCGGATGTACTGTGCATATCGCTCGCGCGGAGGTAGATAGTGGCCCAATTTTAATGCAAGCAGTGGTTCCCATTCTCCCCGATGATACCGCGGTCAGTCTCCACGAACGCATTCAAGTGCAAGAACATCGCATTTTCCCGGTAGCGATCGCTTTAGCGGCGAAATTGAGCCTATAG